AGAGAAGTTGAAAATATTCTTAGTACAATGACTAATCAGGCCCTTCGTACAATTGCCATTTGCTATAAAACGCTAAAAAAAGGTCAATCATACAATAACTTTGAACTTGAAAAAGATCTGACCTTCATGGGGATAACCGGGATCATTGATCCTCCTCGTAAAGAAGTGAAGCGGGCCATAGATGACTGCCGTCAAGCTGGCATTAAAACCGTGATGATTACAGGAGACCATGCTAAAACAGCCCATGCGATTGCCAGGGATCTCGAATTAATGCCTGAAGGTGGACGAGTTGTAGAAGGGGCTCAGTTATCTTCAATGAGTGACGATCAATTAGAGGCTATTATTGATGAAACATACGTATTTGCACGTGTAACTCCTCACCATAAATTGAGAATTGTGAATGCGTTTCAAAATCGAGGCCATGTCGTTGCTATGACGGGGGATGGAGTAAATGATGCTCCTGCCATTAAAGCTAGTGATATCGGCATATCAATGGGGCAGAGCGGAACAGACGTTGCGAAAGAAGCTTCTTCTCTTGTTCTTCTAGACGATAACTTTGCAACCATTCGTTCAGCCATTCAAGAAGGCAGAAACATTTATGAGAATATACGCAAATTCATTCGGTATTTGCTAGCTTCAAATGTGGGAGAGATTTTAGTGATGCTTTTTGCGATGTTTCTTGCGCTCCCATTACCATTAGTACCTGTTCAGATTCTATGGGTGAATCTTGTTACAGACGGGTTGCCGGCTATGGCACTTGGATTAGATCAATCAGAACGTAATGTAATGAAACGACCTCCACGAAGCCCTGGAGAAGGAGTTTTTGCAAGAGGACTTGGCTTTAAAATCATTTCAAGGGGATTTATGATTGGAATTGTTACACTAATCGCCTTTATGATGGCCTACCAGGGAAATCCGGAAAGGTTGCTATATGCACAAACGGTGGCTTTTAGCACGTTAGTCGTCGCTCAACTTATTCATGTTTTTGATTGCAGAAGTGAACGCTCAGTCTTTGCCCGAAATCCTTTTTCTAATCTGTATTTACTAGGGGCCGTTTTATCTTCAGTATTGCTCATGCTTGTGGTCATTTATTATGATCCACTTCACGAGGTCTTCCATACAATGGACCTTCCTATAAGGGATTGGCTGTTTATTACTGCTTTAGGAGCAATCCCGACGTTTTTGTGGGGGTTTTCTAAAAAATAGCATAAAATAGTTAGAAAGCATTCTTCTTTAGAAGAATGCTTTTTATGTTTTTTTTATTCCTGGGGAACGATGAAGTAATAATGTAAATAAGGTTACACTAGTTCATAAAGACTTTAGCAAAGCTATATAGGGCCCCTATAATCACACTTTACTAATAAAATTATGAGGGAAATTAAGATTTTGTATTGAAATATATCTAAAAAACGAATATTATTATCAATGTTTGTTATTATCATTCGTAAAAGCAGGTGAAAGATGTTGAATCGTTTTTTTAAATTAAATGAAAATGGAACTACGGTCCGAACAGAAATCAATGCAGGGATTACCACATTCCTCACAATGGTTTATATTATATTTGTCAATCCAGTTATCCTTGGAAATGCTGGTGTGCCATCTGGACAAGTGTTTATGGCTACTATTATTTCAGCTCTAGTCGGAACGCTGCTTATGGCATTACTCGCAAATTACCCAATCGCCATCGCACCAGGGATGGGGTTAAATGCCTATTTTGTTACGGTCGTCACAAAATATGGATTATCGTACACCATCGTTTTTGGGGCTGTGTTTATTGCAGGTGTTATTTTCCTTTTACTTAGTTTTACAAGTTTACGCGAGAAATTAATTGAAGCTATTCCTAATTCACTAAAATTTGGAATCACTTCTGGAATTGGTTTGTTTATTGCCTTTTTAGGCCTTCAGTTTAGTGGGATTATTGTTGATGGAGGAGAAGCGGGACTTTTAACCCTTGGTAACCTTCAAGCGCCAAATACGCTATTATCCATTGCAGGATTATTTATCACGCTGATCTTAATGGCCCGAAATGTAAAAGGGGCTCTCTTTTATGGGATTGTCATTACAGCCATCATTGCGTACTTTACCAATCAGCTTCAGTTTAATGGATTTATGTCTATGCCACCAACGCCAGTATTCTTCGAAATGGATATTGCCGGGGTCTTTACTGAGGGACTATATGCTGTTGTGTTTGCCTTTTTATTAGTTACAATCTTTGATACGACAGGAACGTTAGTTGGAGTAGCAGAACAGGCAGGATTTATGAAAGATGGGAAAATGCCTAAAGCTAGACCTGCGCTAATGGCAGACGCCATTGCTACAACGGTTGGCTCTACATTTGGCTCAAGCCCTTCTACCGCTTATGTTGAATCAACCTCAGGTGTAGCTGCTGGAGGACGAACAGGATTAACCTCTCTAGTCATTGCAGGGTTGTTCTTCCTTTCGATGTTCTTCTCTCCATTTATTCAAGCCATCTCTGGAGTTTCTGCTATTACAGCACCAGTCCTTATCATTGTAGGTTGTTTTATGATGGAAGGATTATCAAGAGTCGACTGGAAAAGCTTTGATGAAGCCTTCCCAAGCTTTATTATAATCTTAACAATGCCTCTTACTTCAAGCATTGCCACAGGTATTGCAATGGGCTTTATAACGTACCCATTATTAAAGGTAGTAAGTGGTAAAGGAAAAGATGTTTCTTGGCTTTTATATTTATTCGGTATTTTGTTTGCGATTCAGCTAGTATTTTTCCCGGCTCACTAAATAGTAGTCAGAACTGCTCCTTTTTAAAGGGGCAGTTTTTATTATAGATACACCTTAGTTCTTTTAACGTGTCTTGGGTATGTTAGAATAGGATATAATCTTTAATAAGAGGTGGGATGGTATGGTTAGAAGTATGACTGGCTATGGAAGAAGTAGTAGGACAATCCAAGAAACGAGCATTACAGTTGAAATAAAGACGGTAAATCATCGTTTTTTAGATATTACCCCTAAGATGCCAAGGTCTCTCCTTTATCTTGAAGAGAAAATCAAAAAAGCATTACAGCATCCTTTCATAAGAGGACGTGTTGAATTATTTATTACGATTGAAGGAAATGCGCTTACAAAACGTCAAGTGAAAACAGACTGGGAGCTACTCGATCAATACATACAGCAATTAAAAGAAGCGAAAGAACGATATGGTTTACAAGAAGAAATTTCGGTAAATGTCTTGACGAAGCTCGAAGATCTGTTTACTATTCAAGAGTTAGAGGAACACGAAGACCGTATGGAATCAGTTATTCTTTCATGTGTGAATGAAGCTGCTGAGAAAGTGGTTTCAATGCGTGTGAGAGAAGGAGAGGCCTTACAAGAGGACCTTAAGGACCGCTTGAATAAGGTCGCTACGATTGTGGAAGATTTAAGAAGTCGAAGACCATTAGTTGTACAAGAAACACAGGAGCGTATTAAATCAAGAATTGAAGAATATGCTCAACAAGCCCTTCCATTAGAGGAATCACGACTCCTCCATGAAGTAGGGTTACTAGCTGAAAAAGGTGATATAGCAGAAGAAATTACGCGTTTGTATAGTCACACTGATCAGTTTGTTACAACTTTAGATGTAGACGATTCCATCGGACGCAAACTTGATTTCATCGTTCAAGAAATGAACAGGGAAACCAATACAATAGGCTCTAAATCAACGGATTCAAAAATTAGTGAATGGGTAGTATTATTAAAGAGTGAAATAGAAAAAATAAAAGAACAAGTACAAAATGTTGAATAATGATTGAGTTTATCATAAAATTTTTCATATAATTATAGTATTCATATGTACTATTGAATGGTTTTTAGATGATGAAGGAGGAGCCACATTGAGCTTACGACTAATCAATATTGGGTTTGGTAACGTAGTTTCCGCAAACCGTATCATTTCCATCGTGTCACCAGAATCAGCGCCAATCAAAAGAATTATAACCGTTGCTCGGGATAATAATAAATTGGTAGATGCTACATACGGCCGCAGGACGCGTGCGGTAATTATTACTGACAGCGATCATGTTGTGTTATCAGCTGTTCAACCTGAAACTGTGGGTGGACGCGTTACAAGTCATGACGATATGTCAGAAGAAGGGTA
The nucleotide sequence above comes from Pontibacillus chungwhensis. Encoded proteins:
- a CDS encoding NCS2 family permease, producing the protein MLNRFFKLNENGTTVRTEINAGITTFLTMVYIIFVNPVILGNAGVPSGQVFMATIISALVGTLLMALLANYPIAIAPGMGLNAYFVTVVTKYGLSYTIVFGAVFIAGVIFLLLSFTSLREKLIEAIPNSLKFGITSGIGLFIAFLGLQFSGIIVDGGEAGLLTLGNLQAPNTLLSIAGLFITLILMARNVKGALFYGIVITAIIAYFTNQLQFNGFMSMPPTPVFFEMDIAGVFTEGLYAVVFAFLLVTIFDTTGTLVGVAEQAGFMKDGKMPKARPALMADAIATTVGSTFGSSPSTAYVESTSGVAAGGRTGLTSLVIAGLFFLSMFFSPFIQAISGVSAITAPVLIIVGCFMMEGLSRVDWKSFDEAFPSFIIILTMPLTSSIATGIAMGFITYPLLKVVSGKGKDVSWLLYLFGILFAIQLVFFPAH
- a CDS encoding YicC/YloC family endoribonuclease, whose translation is MVRSMTGYGRSSRTIQETSITVEIKTVNHRFLDITPKMPRSLLYLEEKIKKALQHPFIRGRVELFITIEGNALTKRQVKTDWELLDQYIQQLKEAKERYGLQEEISVNVLTKLEDLFTIQELEEHEDRMESVILSCVNEAAEKVVSMRVREGEALQEDLKDRLNKVATIVEDLRSRRPLVVQETQERIKSRIEEYAQQALPLEESRLLHEVGLLAEKGDIAEEITRLYSHTDQFVTTLDVDDSIGRKLDFIVQEMNRETNTIGSKSTDSKISEWVVLLKSEIEKIKEQVQNVE
- the remA gene encoding extracellular matrix/biofilm regulator RemA is translated as MSLRLINIGFGNVVSANRIISIVSPESAPIKRIITVARDNNKLVDATYGRRTRAVIITDSDHVVLSAVQPETVGGRVTSHDDMSEEG